Proteins encoded together in one Mycoplasma miroungirhinis window:
- the yihA gene encoding ribosome biogenesis GTP-binding protein YihA/YsxC has product MWKFIKSANKKDSWLDSQNSEILFWGRSNVGKSSLLNALANSKIAKVSSTPGRTKLINYFSTDNNKIIVDLPGYGYAKISKIEEKNISNMIENYFYERKNIEYINILIDSRISLTAIDIDMINLCLNLNHKVNLIVTKIDKSNQKQLNKTKKDIQTYYPFLNVFYISSKTKKNLDKLKLYYAV; this is encoded by the coding sequence ATGTGAAAATTTATAAAATCAGCTAATAAAAAAGATTCTTGATTAGATTCTCAAAATAGTGAAATTTTATTTTGAGGAAGAAGTAATGTAGGGAAAAGTTCACTTTTAAATGCACTAGCAAATAGCAAAATAGCAAAAGTATCATCTACACCTGGAAGAACAAAATTAATTAATTATTTTTCTACAGATAATAATAAAATCATTGTGGATTTACCTGGATATGGTTATGCAAAAATTTCTAAAATAGAAGAAAAAAATATTTCTAATATGATTGAAAATTATTTTTATGAAAGAAAAAATATTGAATATATTAACATTTTAATAGATTCCAGAATTTCTCTAACAGCAATTGATATAGATATGATTAATCTGTGTTTAAATTTAAATCACAAAGTAAATTTAATTGTTACAAAAATCGATAAAAGCAATCAAAAACAATTAAACAAAACAAAAAAAGATATTCAAACTTATTATCCTTTTTTAAATGTCTTTTATATTAGTTCCAAAACCAAAAAAAATCTAGATAAGCTAAAATTGTATTATGCAGTTTAA
- a CDS encoding YitT family protein: MKNKLSAQEWNKVYNTHNINFINVWKKSPKKLLLIFISAILFNIGVATFLSKAAVVATGTSSLTQIITFINNWDKYFGYFYVLINLPIIFVFWKKNPRLFMVLTCYWLFFQVVSQLILGQINFIDKFLTETITLYSPNGHKYWNAFNLNETSAGYYDGQTWPIIIYCIIGGVLDGIAAAIAWRAGGCVAGSNVIVYYVSRVKKMSIGKIAFIVAMSFATFSIIVLGALEVYDLIPSRPWKATWDAQKNPLTRLIVRIICTVIYIGVYSFVIDLMYPKYKKVKLEIYSTKIEKITEHLKLIRYNHSHNIYYGISGYTHKDFGRIETITLFLEKDWVIGQIKHVDSNAWISILPIHEVVGEFDTSYID, translated from the coding sequence ATGAAAAATAAATTAAGTGCTCAAGAATGAAACAAAGTTTATAATACTCATAATATTAATTTTATTAATGTCTGAAAAAAGTCACCTAAAAAATTATTACTTATTTTTATAAGTGCTATTTTATTTAATATCGGTGTTGCAACTTTTTTATCAAAAGCTGCCGTTGTTGCAACAGGAACGAGTTCTTTAACACAAATAATTACCTTTATAAATAATTGAGATAAATATTTTGGTTATTTTTATGTATTAATTAATTTACCAATTATTTTTGTATTTTGGAAAAAAAATCCCCGTTTATTTATGGTTTTAACGTGTTATTGATTATTTTTTCAAGTTGTTAGTCAATTAATATTAGGGCAAATAAATTTCATTGATAAATTTTTAACAGAAACAATTACTTTGTATAGTCCTAATGGACATAAATATTGAAACGCTTTTAATTTAAATGAAACTAGTGCAGGATATTATGATGGACAAACTTGACCTATTATTATATATTGCATAATAGGTGGTGTTTTAGATGGAATTGCAGCAGCTATTGCTTGAAGAGCTGGGGGTTGTGTTGCAGGAAGTAACGTTATAGTTTATTATGTTTCAAGAGTTAAAAAAATGTCAATTGGGAAAATCGCTTTTATTGTGGCGATGTCATTTGCTACTTTTAGTATTATCGTTTTAGGTGCACTAGAAGTATATGATTTAATTCCTTCTAGACCATGAAAAGCAACATGAGATGCACAAAAAAATCCATTAACTCGTTTAATTGTTAGAATTATTTGTACAGTTATCTATATTGGTGTATATTCTTTTGTTATAGATTTAATGTATCCTAAATACAAAAAAGTGAAATTAGAAATTTATTCAACTAAAATTGAAAAAATAACAGAACACTTAAAATTAATTAGATATAATCATTCACACAATATATACTATGGAATTAGTGGTTATACACATAAAGATTTTGGAAGAATTGAAACAATAACTTTATTTTTAGAAAAAGATTGAGTAATAGGTCAAATTAAACATGTTGATTCTAATGCTTGAATTAGTATATTACCAATTCACGAAGTAGTCGGAGAATTTGATACTTCATATATTGATTAA
- the rpsF gene encoding 30S ribosomal protein S6 → MNKYEIMLLVHSTTNQEDVEKFINEIFKSKKELTKLERTQLAYPIKKVNTAKYFVLKVEALAEEIKEFNRREILNKSILRTLVINLDTEKPLQRTPKTSKARKPKFLPRSNDKKPFVKKFEQATSNDDKAQPQKPVRKFDKPTTKKDFAKSPKSEE, encoded by the coding sequence ATGAACAAATATGAAATAATGTTATTAGTTCATTCAACAACAAATCAAGAAGATGTTGAAAAATTTATTAATGAAATTTTTAAATCAAAAAAAGAATTAACTAAATTAGAAAGAACTCAATTAGCATACCCAATTAAAAAAGTTAATACAGCTAAATATTTTGTTTTAAAAGTTGAAGCTTTAGCTGAAGAAATTAAAGAATTTAACCGTAGAGAAATTTTAAATAAATCTATTTTAAGAACATTAGTAATTAATTTAGATACAGAAAAACCTCTACAAAGAACCCCAAAAACTTCAAAAGCAAGAAAACCTAAATTTTTACCACGTTCAAATGACAAAAAACCATTTGTTAAAAAATTTGAACAAGCTACCTCAAACGATGATAAAGCACAACCACAAAAACCTGTAAGAAAATTTGACAAACCTACTACAAAAAAAGATTTTGCTAAATCACCTAAATCAGAAGAATAA
- a CDS encoding single-stranded DNA-binding protein, which produces MNKIIITGRISQTPFTGVTGSNTPYTRFTVAVSRRQFSSNTEPITDFLPCVAWAQNAEFINKFLDKGSLVLIEGSLQTSRMTKNGEINTFYTINVDNIEALETKKIAQMRRQEQNRDTIDINQLENHKSTQNNYSFFNDQSSYDNDANINPIVSKEWDTFADALDKEINN; this is translated from the coding sequence ATGAATAAAATTATTATTACTGGTAGAATATCACAAACTCCATTTACAGGTGTAACAGGTTCTAATACACCTTATACACGTTTTACTGTTGCTGTTTCAAGAAGACAATTTTCATCTAATACTGAACCTATAACCGATTTTCTTCCTTGCGTTGCGTGAGCACAAAATGCTGAATTTATTAATAAGTTCCTTGATAAAGGTTCATTAGTCTTAATTGAAGGTTCTTTACAAACATCAAGAATGACTAAAAATGGTGAAATTAATACTTTTTATACTATCAATGTTGATAACATTGAAGCCCTTGAAACTAAAAAAATAGCACAAATGAGACGTCAAGAACAAAATAGAGACACAATCGATATTAACCAATTAGAAAATCATAAATCAACACAAAATAATTATTCATTTTTTAATGATCAATCTTCTTATGATAATGATGCAAATATAAATCCAATTGTTAGCAAAGAATGAGATACATTTGCAGATGCATTAGATAAAGAAATTAATAATTAA
- a CDS encoding DHHA1 domain-containing protein, producing MKNKKTFAFKYIYLWITVAAFLIISMILIFAITNIFNNFPLFGIVSLSILVALSFISVIVLGILTYQNYKNNMIVKNTLNKYIEQEIAKEGVGIFLFNERLKIIWVSHFIKERFGNKIIGKNLDTVFDIETLSKKNFKITTQHNNFFYEINFLPEKNILIVRDATYLETITTLYESEKIVFGEIDIDSMDLYQAIYSEEEIFKIYNSVIKILDELSKTYDFVYRRFVNNRFFLITTKQTLKNFIANNFIFFTSINSEDISGKIFRIPISVGFASGMDKLDEVMEMTKDALSQSQSRGGDQVTVILKNQKPLYFGSKSEITLNTSRTKISFIAKAFKEKLNSNEIKKVIIYGHKEADLDALGAAYALATIVRAKNKKPHIQNISFDATCKKQKDKYLKNENSLFIGPKQATKWNDESTMVIIVDTADINRIENPNIFKNINPENVFVFDHHRISKLPEFVLKQNLFIDTTASSASEIVTELLVFSETNQYISPTAAQMLLDGIYMDSNRFQKTSSSKTFNAVSLLEEWGASSVTSIETLKMTNEVYQTVSKILENLQEVKPDYFIAAYDKEVDTDIIAIAAEEILRIQGRKAAFVVAKIPGSNKYKMSARGINTNVQVIAEAMNGGGHFGAAAAISDTENLEVFVDNLIQAIVSIKDESNIN from the coding sequence ATGAAAAACAAAAAAACGTTTGCTTTTAAATATATTTATTTATGGATAACAGTAGCAGCATTTTTAATTATTTCAATGATTTTAATATTTGCTATTACTAATATATTTAATAATTTTCCATTATTTGGAATTGTTAGTTTAAGTATTTTAGTTGCTTTATCATTCATTTCGGTAATAGTTTTAGGCATTTTAACGTACCAAAATTACAAAAATAATATGATAGTTAAAAATACTTTAAATAAATATATAGAACAAGAAATTGCAAAAGAAGGTGTTGGAATATTTTTATTTAATGAGAGATTAAAAATTATTTGAGTATCTCATTTTATAAAAGAGAGATTTGGGAATAAAATTATTGGTAAAAATTTAGATACCGTTTTTGATATTGAAACTTTATCTAAAAAAAATTTTAAAATTACTACACAACATAATAATTTTTTCTATGAAATTAATTTTTTACCTGAAAAAAATATTTTAATAGTGCGAGATGCAACATACTTAGAAACTATTACAACATTATATGAATCAGAAAAAATTGTTTTTGGAGAAATTGATATTGATTCAATGGATCTATATCAAGCAATATATTCTGAAGAAGAAATATTTAAAATTTATAACTCGGTCATCAAAATTTTAGATGAATTATCAAAAACATATGATTTTGTCTATCGTCGTTTTGTAAATAATCGATTTTTTTTAATTACAACAAAACAAACATTAAAAAATTTCATTGCTAATAATTTTATCTTTTTTACCTCAATTAATTCAGAAGATATTAGCGGTAAAATATTTAGAATTCCTATATCTGTAGGATTTGCATCTGGAATGGATAAATTAGATGAAGTAATGGAAATGACAAAAGATGCACTTTCTCAATCTCAATCTAGAGGTGGAGACCAAGTGACAGTTATTTTAAAAAATCAAAAACCATTATATTTTGGTTCTAAATCTGAAATTACTTTAAATACATCTAGAACCAAAATTTCATTTATTGCTAAAGCATTTAAAGAAAAATTAAATTCAAATGAAATTAAAAAAGTAATAATTTATGGTCATAAAGAAGCAGATTTGGATGCGCTTGGAGCAGCATATGCATTAGCAACCATAGTACGAGCAAAAAATAAAAAACCACATATTCAAAACATTTCTTTTGATGCAACATGTAAAAAACAAAAAGATAAATATTTAAAAAATGAAAATAGTTTGTTTATAGGTCCAAAGCAAGCTACTAAATGAAATGATGAATCAACAATGGTTATTATTGTGGATACAGCTGACATTAATAGAATTGAAAATCCCAATATTTTTAAAAATATTAACCCTGAAAATGTATTTGTTTTTGATCATCATCGAATTTCAAAATTACCTGAATTTGTATTAAAACAAAATTTATTTATTGATACAACTGCATCTAGTGCATCTGAAATTGTCACTGAATTATTAGTATTTAGTGAAACTAATCAATATATTAGTCCCACTGCTGCACAGATGTTATTAGATGGAATTTATATGGATTCAAATAGATTTCAAAAAACTTCTTCTTCAAAAACATTTAATGCAGTAAGTTTATTAGAGGAATGAGGAGCAAGTAGTGTAACAAGTATAGAAACTTTAAAAATGACTAATGAAGTTTATCAAACAGTATCAAAAATTTTAGAAAATCTTCAAGAAGTTAAACCAGATTATTTTATTGCTGCATATGATAAAGAAGTTGATACGGATATAATAGCAATAGCAGCAGAAGAAATTTTACGAATTCAAGGAAGAAAAGCAGCTTTTGTAGTAGCTAAAATACCTGGTTCAAATAAATACAAAATGTCTGCTCGAGGAATAAATACAAATGTTCAAGTCATTGCAGAAGCAATGAATGGTGGAGGACATTTTGGAGCAGCAGCAGCAATTTCAGATACCGAAAATTTAGAGGTATTTGTTGATAACCTAATTCAAGCGATTGTGAGTATAAAAGATGAAAGTAATATTAATTAA
- the dnaB gene encoding replicative DNA helicase — MENFLSQDDKQNILDNEIPLMGLLITNSQVYKEIADSLNENLFYYKANKILYQSIVNLSEEYPNYDFQNLYNYLITNNLLNQNLGIDNYKKNDYLDFLVENVGYKDKAQDYINVLIPYAKKIQLNTFIENATNKLLKKENIDNIINNLQIDLINMDIASSKSHYETLDTVLEENKTLLLKRSKNELSTGLKFGFRKLDDLTLGFNPGDLVIIAARPSMGKTAFALNIAANVAKQRKNVLFFSLEMTNVQLVERIIGFESYTPLSDLKKGNIQEQWSVLENTFEQMKIWPLFLNDQSSLNIHELVSVCRRFKQTKTIDLLIVDYLQLINDTKNSGDNRQLEVSKISRSLKQLAKELNCPIIALSQLSRKVETREDKQPILSDLRESGTIEQDADSVIFLYRPEYYKRKPEQDKFTNPVEEESFGQVSTTHIIVAKNRNGAIGTIKLGFMASLNKFVDDEREDKYPW; from the coding sequence ATGGAAAATTTTTTAAGTCAAGATGATAAACAAAATATTTTAGATAATGAAATTCCGTTAATGGGACTTTTAATTACAAATTCCCAAGTTTATAAAGAAATTGCCGATTCATTAAATGAAAATTTATTTTATTATAAAGCAAACAAAATACTTTATCAGTCAATTGTAAATTTGTCTGAAGAATATCCTAATTATGATTTTCAAAATCTTTATAATTATTTAATCACAAATAATTTATTAAATCAAAATTTAGGAATAGATAATTACAAAAAAAATGATTATTTAGATTTTTTAGTAGAAAATGTCGGATACAAAGATAAAGCACAAGACTATATCAACGTACTAATACCTTACGCAAAAAAAATTCAACTTAATACATTTATAGAAAATGCAACAAATAAATTATTAAAAAAAGAAAATATTGATAATATTATTAATAATTTACAAATTGATTTAATAAATATGGATATAGCATCTTCTAAATCACATTATGAAACACTTGATACTGTTTTAGAAGAAAATAAAACACTTTTATTAAAAAGAAGTAAAAATGAATTAAGCACAGGTTTAAAATTTGGATTTAGAAAACTTGATGATCTAACATTAGGATTTAATCCTGGAGATTTAGTGATTATAGCAGCTAGACCATCTATGGGTAAAACTGCTTTTGCTTTAAATATTGCTGCAAATGTTGCAAAACAAAGAAAAAATGTTTTATTTTTTAGTTTAGAAATGACAAATGTACAGTTGGTGGAAAGAATTATTGGTTTTGAAAGTTACACTCCTTTAAGTGATTTAAAAAAAGGAAATATTCAAGAACAATGAAGTGTGTTAGAAAATACTTTTGAACAAATGAAAATATGACCTTTATTTTTAAATGACCAAAGTTCTTTAAACATCCATGAATTGGTTTCAGTATGTAGAAGATTTAAACAAACTAAAACAATTGATTTATTAATTGTAGATTATTTACAATTAATAAACGATACCAAAAACTCAGGTGATAATAGGCAATTAGAAGTTTCTAAAATTTCCAGAAGTTTAAAACAATTAGCAAAAGAATTAAACTGTCCAATTATTGCTTTAAGTCAGTTATCTAGAAAAGTGGAAACTCGTGAAGATAAACAACCAATACTTTCAGATCTACGTGAAAGTGGAACAATAGAACAAGATGCAGATAGTGTAATATTTTTATATCGCCCTGAATACTATAAACGCAAACCAGAACAAGATAAATTTACAAATCCAGTTGAAGAAGAATCATTTGGACAAGTTTCCACTACTCATATTATTGTTGCAAAAAACAGAAATGGTGCAATAGGAACAATTAAATTAGGTTTTATGGCTTCTTTAAATAAGTTTGTAGATGATGAAAGAGAAGACAAGTACCCTTGGTAA
- the rpsR gene encoding 30S ribosomal protein S18, whose protein sequence is MARKINKKLFVRRRPCQFCINNQEYIDYKDQELLQNYINQHGKILSSRITGCCSRHQRTLATAIKRSRIVAILPFIGSGKVK, encoded by the coding sequence ATGGCAAGAAAAATAAATAAAAAACTTTTTGTACGTCGTCGTCCATGTCAATTTTGTATAAATAACCAAGAATACATTGATTACAAAGACCAAGAATTATTACAAAACTACATAAATCAACATGGAAAAATTCTTTCATCACGTATTACAGGATGTTGTTCACGTCATCAAAGAACATTAGCTACTGCAATTAAAAGATCAAGAATAGTAGCTATACTTCCTTTTATTGGTAGTGGTAAAGTTAAATAA
- the rplI gene encoding 50S ribosomal protein L9: MKVILIKDFKKNKKNEIIEVNDGFAKNYLIRNGIAQPVNSSTLTNRQKILDSLAVNEAQKIQEAEALKIEIEKIELNFELKVHTEKNGINIVHGSITSKAISKELLTKYNIKLPNHSIDKISITTLGIHGVPVILHPNVTAFLKVRIHESK, encoded by the coding sequence ATGAAAGTAATATTAATTAAAGATTTTAAAAAAAATAAAAAAAATGAAATTATTGAAGTAAATGATGGGTTTGCAAAAAATTATTTAATTAGAAATGGTATTGCACAACCTGTTAATTCTTCTACTTTAACAAATAGACAAAAAATTCTTGATTCATTAGCAGTTAATGAAGCACAAAAAATTCAAGAAGCAGAAGCTTTAAAAATTGAAATAGAAAAAATAGAACTAAATTTTGAACTTAAAGTTCATACCGAAAAAAATGGAATAAACATAGTTCATGGTTCAATAACATCCAAAGCTATTTCAAAAGAATTATTAACTAAATATAATATAAAATTACCTAACCATTCAATTGATAAAATATCAATTACAACATTAGGAATTCATGGTGTACCAGTTATTTTACATCCTAATGTCACAGCATTTTTAAAAGTAAGAATACATGAATCAAAATAA
- a CDS encoding YitT family protein, with translation MKNIFKSKQKTTIDDVSPFNLNPHHLTILNIWKKFPTKLWWMFVSAFLFNLGIATFLAKAGTVASGTSALIQVITYTFESLRQYFAIFYLLINLPFIIIFWKKNSRMFMILTLYWLLFQIISEFFFYGFDSSKPYVIRDWLQHDFSIYYTSYDLDGSKVTWTVYPNGNFDAPNIIGKWQNWTLQEDVFNDSTKNLVKAGVHGWTYFKELNPHLNINIETWPVIIYTLGGSILGGLAAAIAWKHSGSTAGSDVFIYYISRVKKISVGKVSFRIAACFATFSIVVIGILEYTGNVLDHPWNSSVYLVRCLSTVFYISFYNLIINFIYPKYKKIKIEIYSSKIDVICAHFKAINYWHAYSIVKQTSGFTQQDNQRIETIALFLEQNEILREIHKVDPNAWINVIPVLNVKGKFNTQKVE, from the coding sequence ATGAAAAACATTTTTAAGTCCAAACAAAAAACAACAATAGATGATGTAAGTCCATTTAATTTAAATCCTCATCACTTAACAATTTTAAATATTTGAAAAAAGTTTCCCACTAAATTATGATGAATGTTTGTCAGTGCTTTTTTATTTAATTTAGGTATTGCTACTTTTTTAGCAAAAGCTGGAACTGTTGCTAGCGGTACTAGTGCATTAATTCAAGTAATTACTTACACATTTGAATCACTGAGACAATATTTTGCTATTTTTTATTTATTGATTAACTTACCTTTTATTATTATTTTTTGAAAGAAAAATTCTAGAATGTTTATGATTTTAACTCTCTATTGATTGTTATTTCAAATAATTAGTGAATTTTTCTTTTATGGTTTTGATTCATCTAAACCATATGTAATTAGAGATTGGTTACAACATGATTTTAGTATTTACTATACATCATATGATTTAGATGGATCAAAAGTTACTTGAACTGTGTATCCTAATGGAAATTTTGATGCCCCTAATATAATTGGAAAATGACAAAATTGAACATTACAAGAAGATGTTTTTAATGATTCTACTAAAAACCTTGTCAAAGCCGGAGTACATGGGTGAACATATTTTAAAGAATTAAATCCTCATTTAAATATTAATATTGAAACTTGACCAGTTATAATTTATACATTAGGTGGTAGTATATTAGGTGGGCTTGCAGCTGCTATTGCTTGAAAACACTCAGGTTCAACTGCAGGAAGTGATGTATTTATTTACTACATATCAAGAGTAAAAAAAATATCGGTAGGAAAAGTAAGTTTTAGAATAGCTGCTTGTTTTGCAACTTTTAGTATTGTTGTAATTGGTATTTTAGAATACACTGGAAATGTTTTAGACCATCCTTGAAATAGTAGTGTTTATTTAGTAAGATGTCTTTCTACAGTATTTTATATTAGTTTTTATAATTTAATAATTAATTTTATCTACCCTAAATACAAAAAAATCAAAATAGAAATTTATAGCTCTAAAATTGATGTTATATGTGCTCATTTTAAAGCTATAAATTATTGACATGCATATAGTATCGTTAAACAAACTTCAGGATTTACACAACAGGATAACCAACGAATTGAAACCATTGCACTATTTTTAGAACAAAATGAAATATTACGAGAAATCCATAAAGTTGATCCTAATGCTTGAATTAATGTAATTCCAGTTTTAAATGTCAAAGGAAAATTTAATACTCAAAAAGTTGAATAA
- a CDS encoding RpiB/LacA/LacB family sugar-phosphate isomerase: MKTNTKNQIIAFASDHAGFDLKDKLSKKLISEGYQIVDLGPDSGSTSVSYADYGFKLAHYLKENPDAKGIGICGTGLGISYALNRFSFIRAARVSSVDDAKLAKLHNDANVLAFGGRQITLENAFEMFKKWESTEFEGGRHIQRIETLNTEGSDQ; this comes from the coding sequence ATGAAAACAAATACAAAAAATCAAATTATAGCATTTGCTAGCGATCATGCTGGTTTTGATCTTAAAGATAAATTATCTAAAAAATTAATCTCAGAAGGTTATCAAATTGTAGATTTAGGCCCAGATTCAGGTTCTACTAGCGTAAGTTATGCTGATTATGGATTTAAATTAGCGCATTATTTAAAAGAGAATCCAGATGCAAAAGGTATTGGTATATGTGGAACTGGTTTAGGAATAAGTTATGCACTAAATCGTTTTAGTTTTATAAGAGCTGCAAGAGTATCTAGTGTTGATGATGCTAAACTTGCTAAACTTCATAATGATGCTAATGTTTTAGCGTTTGGTGGAAGACAAATTACTTTAGAAAATGCTTTTGAAATGTTTAAAAAATGAGAATCAACTGAATTTGAAGGTGGAAGACACATTCAAAGAATTGAAACATTAAACACTGAAGGATCTGACCAATAA
- a CDS encoding Sua5/YciO/YrdC/YwlC family protein, whose amino-acid sequence MNNKFKDVFICTTDTVMGLGVRLKDNNINLLYELKQRDLDKKIIILVSSSNQVLEITSLNENALEYIQKYWPGAVTLIINGIGFRMPNQQKLLDFLNKNGPCYVTSCNKSGYPVAKNIQEAKNLFPEVRNFYNFGKMSQKPSLIIDVDTKTILRS is encoded by the coding sequence ATGAATAATAAATTTAAAGATGTTTTTATTTGTACTACGGATACTGTTATGGGTTTGGGAGTAAGATTAAAAGATAATAATATTAATCTATTATATGAATTAAAACAAAGAGATTTAGATAAAAAAATCATTATTTTAGTTTCATCTAGTAATCAAGTACTAGAAATTACTTCTTTAAATGAGAATGCTTTAGAATACATACAAAAATATTGACCTGGAGCTGTAACTTTAATAATAAATGGTATCGGGTTTAGAATGCCTAATCAACAAAAATTATTAGATTTTTTAAATAAAAATGGCCCTTGTTATGTAACTAGTTGCAACAAAAGTGGTTATCCTGTTGCTAAAAACATACAAGAAGCTAAAAATTTGTTTCCTGAAGTACGAAATTTTTATAATTTTGGAAAAATGTCACAAAAACCTTCGCTAATAATTGATGTTGATACTAAGACAATATTACGTTCATAA
- a CDS encoding acetate/propionate family kinase, translated as MSNKILVINAGSSSIKWSLFNEEDLNLLASGLAERIHVDGNLVCKFSGQVFEKKVGLKDHEEAVKEILQQWSENNIVESINDIKVVGFRVVNAGPDLMKSTIITDDVLFEIHKNTKLAPLHNPGAIQSIKAFQKLLPSAQLTMSVDTGFHATIPKINYSYAIDKDLAKEYSIRKYGFHGLSHRFVTLKLQEILNKEKVNFVNLHLGNGSSLCAIKDSQSIDTTMGFTPLSGVMMGTRSGDVDPSIVLYLSKELNIDVQAATDILNKKSGLLGVSGISNDMRDLEKVQLTNENARFALDLFAQKSADYLALYLNKIGRKADAIVFTAGIGENDPLTRQNIINRIHSYNIKLSEKNTERFDKWSLISADDSEIPVFVIRTNEELMIASDAKELTKK; from the coding sequence ATGTCAAATAAAATATTAGTTATAAATGCAGGTTCATCATCAATTAAATGATCATTATTTAATGAAGAAGATCTTAATTTATTAGCTTCAGGATTAGCAGAAAGAATTCATGTTGATGGAAATTTAGTGTGCAAATTTTCAGGACAAGTTTTTGAAAAAAAAGTTGGATTAAAAGACCATGAAGAAGCAGTTAAAGAAATTTTACAACAATGAAGTGAAAATAATATTGTTGAATCAATTAATGATATTAAAGTTGTAGGGTTTAGAGTTGTAAATGCAGGACCAGATTTAATGAAATCAACAATAATAACTGATGATGTATTGTTTGAAATTCACAAAAATACAAAATTAGCACCATTACATAACCCAGGAGCTATACAATCAATTAAAGCTTTTCAAAAATTATTACCAAGCGCTCAATTAACAATGTCAGTTGATACAGGATTTCACGCTACAATACCTAAAATTAATTATTCATACGCAATTGACAAAGATTTAGCAAAAGAATATTCAATTAGAAAATACGGTTTTCATGGTTTAAGTCATAGATTTGTAACATTAAAATTACAAGAAATTTTAAATAAAGAAAAAGTTAATTTTGTTAATTTACACTTAGGAAATGGTTCATCACTTTGTGCAATTAAAGATTCACAATCTATTGATACAACAATGGGATTTACACCACTTTCAGGAGTTATGATGGGTACAAGAAGTGGAGATGTTGATCCTTCAATAGTTTTATACTTATCAAAAGAATTAAATATTGATGTACAAGCTGCAACTGATATTTTAAATAAAAAATCTGGATTATTAGGTGTTAGTGGAATTTCAAATGATATGAGAGATTTAGAAAAAGTTCAACTAACAAATGAAAATGCTCGTTTTGCATTGGATTTATTCGCACAAAAATCAGCTGATTATTTAGCATTATATTTAAATAAAATTGGTAGAAAAGCTGATGCTATAGTATTTACAGCTGGAATTGGTGAAAATGATCCATTAACAAGACAAAATATTATTAATAGAATTCATTCATATAATATAAAACTATCAGAAAAAAATACTGAAAGATTCGATAAATGATCTTTAATTAGTGCTGATGATAGTGAAATTCCAGTATTTGTAATTAGAACAAATGAAGAATTAATGATTGCATCAGATGCAAAAGAATTAACTAAAAAATAA